One region of Quercus lobata isolate SW786 chromosome 2, ValleyOak3.0 Primary Assembly, whole genome shotgun sequence genomic DNA includes:
- the LOC115974269 gene encoding F-box/FBD/LRR-repeat protein At1g13570-like, whose amino-acid sequence MELDEISNLPGHVVDQILSQLSIREAVKTSVLSSKWRYKWATLPNLVFDNECYSFSSLDQTAVKSKLVNIVDHVLLLHNGPIYKFKLSHRDLQGISDIDRWILHLSRHSIQEFILEIWKGQRYKMPSCLFSCQHLIHLELFNCLLKPPSTFKGFKSLKSLDLQHVTLAQDVFENLISSCPLLERLTLMNFDGFTYLNIEAPNLQFFDIGGVFNDISFENAFQLAVVSIGLYDKRQSHANSSNLLKFFVHLPHIRRLEIQSYFLKYLSVGFVPGKLPNPCFNLNYLSIRINFNDVDEVLTALCILRSSPNLQELEVLARPEEQAAVGTVTNIKEDNHWSCHQLRLVKILGISGIKPELNFINLLLSTSPGLEKMTVKPASNNGGWELLKDLLRFRRASVQAEIIYMDP is encoded by the exons ATGGAGCTAGATGAAATCAGCAACTTACCAGGGCATGTTGTAGATCAAATTCTTTCACAATTGTCAATTAGGGAGGCGGTAAAGACAAGTGTTTTGTCAAGCAAGTGGAGATATAAATGGGCTACCCTTCCAAATCTTGTGTTTGATAATGAGTGTTACTCATTTTCTTCATTAGATCAAACTGCCGTCAAGAGTAAACTTGTGAATATTGTTGATCACGTTCTCTTACTTCATAATGGCCCAATATACAAGTTCAAGCTATCACATCGAGATCTTCAAGGTATTAGTGACATTGATCGGTGGATTCTTCATCTATCAAGGCACTCTATCCAAGAATTCATACTTGAAATTTGGAAAGGGCAACGCTACAAGATGCcttcttgtttattttcttgcCAACATTTGATTCATTTAGAGTTATTTAATTGTTTGCTAAAACCTCCATCGACATTTAAAGGCTTCAAGAGTTTGAAGAGCCTTGATCTTCAGCATGTGACCTTGGCTCAAGATGtgtttgaaaatctaatttctAGTTGTCCTCTACTTGAGAGATTGACATTGATGAACTTTGATGGTTTCACTTATCTCAACATTGAGGCACCAAATCTCCAGTTTTTTGACATTGGAGGTGTTTTTAACGACATTAGTTTTGAAAATGCCTTCCAATTAGCTGTTGTTTCCATTGGATTATATGACAAAAGGCAATCCCATGCCAACTCTAGCAATTTGctcaaattttttgttcatcTGCCTCATATCCGAAGGTTGGAGATTCAGAGTTACTTTTTGAAG TATTTGTCCGTTGGCTTTGTGCCAGGAAAGTTGCCTAATCCATGTTTCAATCTCAATTATCTTTCTATACGCATAAACTTCAATGATGTGGACGAGGTTTTAACTGCTCTATGCATCTTAAGAAGTTCCCCTAATCTGCAAGAACTAGAAGTTTTG GCTCGTCCAGAGGAGCAGGCTGCTGTGGGAACAGTAACTAACATAAAAGAAGACAACCATTGGAGTTGTCACCAACTGCGACTAGTGAAAATACTTGGCATTTCTGGTATCAAACCTGAGTTAAATTTCATCAACCTTCTGCTATCAACTTCCCCTGGGCTTGAAAAAATGACTGTTAAGCCTGCTTCCAACAATGGAGGATGGGAATTGCTAAAAGATTTGCTGCGATTCAGGCGAGCCTCTGTACAAGCAGAAATCATTTACATGGATCCATAA